In one Streptomyces sp. NBC_01288 genomic region, the following are encoded:
- a CDS encoding helix-turn-helix domain-containing protein, translated as MPEIALDAKIQAIARLARGESTDAVGTAVGVNGRTVRRWREDTTFEADVQAARRALLTEARAALGAAARDAVTALHEALTDDSAAVRVRAASVLLGALPAFAEHVDLEERLTALEAAITEQRSIA; from the coding sequence GTGCCCGAAATTGCCCTGGACGCAAAGATCCAAGCCATCGCCCGCCTCGCCCGCGGTGAATCCACCGACGCAGTAGGCACTGCCGTCGGCGTCAACGGCCGCACCGTCCGCCGCTGGCGCGAAGACACCACCTTCGAGGCCGACGTCCAAGCCGCGCGCCGGGCACTGCTCACCGAGGCGCGTGCCGCTCTCGGCGCCGCCGCCCGCGATGCCGTGACCGCGCTGCACGAGGCCCTCACCGACGACTCGGCCGCGGTACGCGTACGGGCCGCCTCCGTCCTCCTCGGTGCGCTGCCTGCCTTCGCCGAGCACGTGGACCTTGAGGAGCGCCTCACAGCCCTGGAGGCCGCCATCACCGAACAGAGGAGCATCGCGTGA
- a CDS encoding helix-turn-helix domain-containing protein: MSTDFQSGREALGVRLRELRTEAGLQGKDLAERLGWQRSKVSRLELGKQTATAEDLDAWAQTLGVPDEADDLKSRLRGLESQARSWRRQLSTGHRGVQERYVAEYRRTSTVRGYEATVIPGLFQTPDYARHLLLHNAELMQSPRDTEDAVRARMKRQEVLYEADKAFRVLIWEGALHALVCPHETMAGQLDRLVGLIGLNTVALGIVPFGVQLKLSPKHGFWIFDEERVIVETINTEFTLESAEDVALYGRVWDRLDEGAVYGPQAHRLIGRARASLDLA; this comes from the coding sequence GTGAGCACCGATTTCCAGTCCGGCCGCGAGGCCCTCGGTGTGCGGCTACGCGAGCTGCGCACCGAGGCCGGCCTTCAGGGCAAGGACCTTGCGGAGCGGCTGGGCTGGCAGCGGTCGAAGGTGTCACGGCTGGAGCTGGGAAAGCAGACCGCGACCGCCGAGGACCTCGACGCGTGGGCGCAGACCCTCGGCGTCCCGGACGAAGCCGACGACCTGAAGAGCCGCCTGCGGGGCCTGGAGTCCCAAGCCCGGTCGTGGCGTCGGCAGCTCTCCACCGGACACCGCGGGGTGCAGGAGCGGTACGTCGCTGAGTACCGGCGTACGTCCACCGTGCGCGGCTATGAGGCGACTGTCATCCCCGGGTTGTTCCAGACCCCGGACTACGCCCGGCATCTGCTGCTCCACAACGCGGAGTTGATGCAGTCGCCGCGCGATACCGAGGACGCCGTACGCGCCCGCATGAAGCGCCAAGAGGTGCTGTACGAGGCAGACAAAGCCTTCCGTGTCCTGATCTGGGAGGGCGCTCTCCATGCCCTCGTATGCCCGCACGAGACGATGGCTGGCCAGCTCGACCGGCTCGTCGGGCTGATCGGCCTGAACACCGTGGCACTCGGCATCGTGCCGTTCGGGGTGCAGTTGAAGCTCAGCCCGAAGCACGGGTTCTGGATCTTCGACGAGGAACGCGTCATCGTCGAGACCATCAACACGGAGTTCACCCTCGAATCCGCCGAGGACGTCGCCCTGTACGGACGCGTGTGGGATCGCCTTGACGAGGGCGCCGTGTACGGGCCTCAGGCGCACCGGCTCATCGGCCGTGCGCGGGCTTCTCTGGACCTCGCGTGA
- a CDS encoding DUF6879 family protein — protein MSDLIPFDEITHLFTDFEHTAWRLETQRGYATDRVSPNWPRFQRGETFDYDPASPWHVGVRAQTEAGKRYGRVRLVDDPPTEGQRFLLATGLGNVAAGEDIRNLYRAGAVRIGLPDYDFWLFDSRTLVKFVIDDQGVTLGVQILEDAESVVRACQARDAALHFAVPTRQFQAQVPSAG, from the coding sequence GTGTCGGACCTGATCCCGTTCGACGAGATCACCCACCTGTTCACCGACTTCGAGCACACCGCCTGGCGTCTGGAGACCCAGCGCGGCTACGCGACCGACCGCGTCAGCCCCAACTGGCCGCGCTTCCAGCGCGGGGAAACCTTCGACTACGACCCGGCCAGCCCCTGGCATGTGGGCGTGCGCGCGCAGACCGAGGCCGGCAAGCGGTACGGACGCGTGCGCCTGGTCGACGATCCGCCGACCGAGGGACAGCGGTTCCTCCTCGCCACTGGCCTGGGCAACGTGGCGGCTGGCGAGGACATCCGCAACCTCTACCGCGCGGGCGCCGTACGGATCGGACTGCCGGACTACGACTTCTGGCTCTTCGACTCCCGCACCCTCGTGAAGTTCGTCATCGACGACCAGGGCGTGACCCTCGGCGTACAGATCCTCGAAGACGCCGAGAGCGTCGTACGCGCCTGCCAGGCCCGGGACGCTGCCCTGCACTTCGCGGTACCTACCAGGCAGTTCCAGGCGCAGGTACCGTCAGCCGGGTGA